The Streptomyces sp. Mut1 genome window below encodes:
- a CDS encoding ABC transporter ATP-binding protein — protein MTPAPTAAPAAPVLDLDRLTRRYGSLTAVDDVSLRLPAGARHAVIGPNGAGKTTLLNLIAGTDRPDHGTIALNGTDVTRASTARRSRLGIARSFQQPSVISELTVLDNIVLAGWPHHPKRRGAWRSPSRYRQHAESAGQHLETVGLADLAHRPASTLSHGQRRMLDLAAALAGDPRLLLLDEPAAGLTDGDIGRLLAILGALPASVAIVLVEHHVEVVAELATSVTVLAAGRVLVTGPTREALAHPEVRDAYHNTGPMAGEEPEHEATDLVTGTTEARG, from the coding sequence ATGACGCCCGCACCGACCGCCGCACCGGCGGCCCCCGTGCTGGACCTCGACCGCCTCACCCGCAGGTACGGCAGTCTCACCGCCGTAGACGACGTCAGCCTGCGGCTGCCCGCGGGCGCCCGGCACGCCGTCATCGGCCCCAACGGCGCGGGCAAGACGACCCTGCTCAACCTCATCGCCGGCACCGACCGGCCCGACCACGGCACGATCGCGCTGAACGGGACGGACGTCACCCGCGCGTCCACCGCCAGACGCAGCAGGCTGGGCATCGCCCGCAGCTTCCAGCAGCCGTCGGTGATCTCGGAACTGACGGTGCTGGACAACATCGTCCTGGCCGGCTGGCCGCACCACCCGAAGCGCCGGGGCGCCTGGCGCAGCCCGTCCCGCTACCGGCAGCACGCCGAGTCCGCGGGGCAGCACCTGGAGACCGTCGGGCTCGCGGACCTCGCGCACCGCCCGGCCTCCACGCTCTCCCACGGGCAGCGCCGCATGCTCGACCTGGCCGCCGCCCTGGCGGGCGATCCGCGTCTGCTGCTCCTGGACGAGCCGGCGGCCGGGCTGACCGACGGCGACATCGGGCGGCTGCTCGCCATCCTCGGCGCCCTGCCGGCGAGCGTGGCGATCGTCCTGGTCGAGCACCACGTGGAGGTGGTCGCCGAGCTCGCGACGTCGGTCACCGTGCTGGCGGCAGGACGGGTGCTCGTCACCGGTCCGACCCGGGAGGCGCTCGCCCATCCCGAGGTGCGCGACGCGTACCACAACACGGGCCCGATGGCCGGTGAGGAGCCGGAGCACGAGGCCACGGACCTCGTCACGGGCACCACCGAAGCGAGAGGATGA
- a CDS encoding FAD-dependent monooxygenase translates to MRGGSIAVVGGSIAGCATALAATRGGAERVTVFERADAELRDRGVGIALQSDRYNELKDAGYVAPEMPWAPLTRRVWSVRDGEAANGRAIGEQPFPFRAYNWGSLWSELRRRVPEDVDYRSGAVVTAVRPDDEGATLRLADGHEEHFDLVIGADGYRSVVREAMFPGVSAEYAGYIGWRGASADIEGLPSDGLDAHNIVFPGGHCMIYRIPDGTGGHRLNWVLYTAPPRTDGLHPDLRTPTSLPPGRLNSELTDHLRTLVAENFPPFWAAKVLGTPAETTFIQPIYDLAVPHYTSGRMVLVGDAASVARPHVGAGSVKALQDATALEAAWIAGDSWKDVLERYDSGRGAVGSAMVALARRMGSTQVENTPDWSAMGQPEFDAWWQDQNSGSDRSSGFGGHSLKVK, encoded by the coding sequence ATGCGTGGAGGCAGCATCGCCGTGGTCGGCGGGAGCATAGCGGGGTGTGCCACGGCCCTGGCCGCGACGCGCGGAGGCGCCGAGAGGGTCACCGTCTTCGAACGCGCCGACGCCGAACTCCGGGACCGGGGCGTCGGGATCGCCCTGCAGAGCGACCGCTACAACGAGCTGAAGGACGCCGGATACGTCGCCCCCGAGATGCCCTGGGCCCCGCTGACCCGGCGGGTCTGGAGCGTACGCGATGGCGAAGCCGCCAACGGCCGGGCCATCGGCGAACAGCCGTTCCCCTTCCGCGCCTACAACTGGGGCTCGCTCTGGAGCGAGCTGCGCCGCCGGGTGCCCGAGGACGTCGACTACCGCTCCGGCGCCGTCGTCACCGCCGTGCGGCCCGACGACGAGGGGGCGACGCTGCGGCTCGCCGACGGGCACGAGGAGCACTTCGACCTGGTCATCGGGGCCGACGGATACCGTTCGGTGGTCCGCGAGGCCATGTTCCCCGGGGTCAGCGCCGAGTACGCCGGCTACATCGGCTGGCGCGGCGCGTCGGCGGACATCGAGGGGCTGCCGTCGGACGGCCTCGACGCGCACAACATCGTCTTCCCCGGCGGCCACTGCATGATCTACCGCATCCCGGACGGCACCGGCGGCCACCGCCTCAACTGGGTGCTCTACACCGCGCCCCCGCGGACCGACGGCCTCCACCCCGACCTGCGCACCCCCACCTCGCTGCCGCCCGGCCGCCTCAATTCCGAGCTCACCGACCACCTGCGCACCCTGGTCGCCGAAAACTTTCCGCCATTCTGGGCGGCCAAGGTCCTCGGCACGCCCGCCGAGACCACTTTCATACAGCCCATCTACGATCTGGCGGTCCCGCACTACACCTCGGGGCGCATGGTGCTCGTCGGCGACGCCGCCAGCGTCGCCCGGCCGCACGTCGGCGCCGGCAGCGTGAAGGCGCTCCAGGACGCCACCGCCCTGGAGGCCGCCTGGATCGCCGGGGACAGCTGGAAGGACGTGCTGGAGCGGTACGACAGCGGCCGGGGCGCGGTCGGCTCCGCCATGGTCGCCCTCGCCCGCCGGATGGGCAGCACCCAGGTCGAGAACACCCCTGACTGGTCCGCCATGGGCCAGCCGGAGTTCGACGCGTGGTGGCAGGACCAGAACAGCGGCTCCGACCGCAGCAGCGGCTTCGGCGGCCACAGCCTCAAGGTCAAGTAG
- a CDS encoding CDGSH iron-sulfur domain-containing protein — translation MPNEADRPRRLTVEPNGPVLIEGPVEIVRDDGTIAASDRFLVAVCTCRRSRTYPWCDTSHRRRTKPPGGRS, via the coding sequence GTGCCGAACGAAGCTGACCGCCCCCGCCGCCTGACCGTCGAGCCCAACGGCCCGGTGCTCATCGAGGGGCCGGTGGAGATCGTCCGCGACGACGGCACGATCGCCGCCTCCGACCGCTTCCTCGTCGCCGTCTGCACCTGCCGCCGCAGCCGGACGTACCCGTGGTGCGACACCAGCCACCGCCGTCGTACGAAGCCCCCGGGCGGCCGGTCCTGA
- a CDS encoding ABC transporter permease: MELLDAHLVPAVDGVAYGLLLFVVAAGLSLAFGTAGVLNLSHGMLYAIGAYTGAELSDGTWGGLVIGLAAGTAAAALAGAGLSAATVPLARRGHLAQALLTFGIALVGGDLLIQFFGADELPVRVPGALDSSVHLLGHRYPAYRLCFIAMAVVLAAFGTWVLTRTRVGAAVRASADDPQMLAATGHNPRAVHTGVLAAAGALAGAAGVLGAPIIGPGPGTSENVLMLSLVVVVLGGLRSLWATLFAAVAVGEVQTLGVSLLPDLAPYLLFAAMAAVLVFRSRFAEPAAHEEQGPSSDPLARLRRLLAARLQNRSRTVAAPARETADAAPGRFGAWLRGNGWRQAVPLLVLLALLFALPGMLDPYSISLAGSALALGLLAVSVTVLTGYAGLPTLGQTAPFAVGAYATANLADAGWTMGPVQIVLSALAAAVFSALTGPAVIRARGTTVLMITLAVGELTSAVINQVKSVTGGADGLVGFPATQALWGGEGMTEESELYVYALVVAVVAVALTLLVLRSPAGKLLTGTRGAEARMRASGHPVGRYLLVAHICAGALAGVGGSLMVTVQQYLSPADVGFEIAAFALLAVVIGGATSVIGGLLGAGLIVFTRDWVASSWPGHGPLLLGMLFIAAVYLLPRGLAGLRTAIGRPAPDGTPPAVATPAPSPAGKVSP; the protein is encoded by the coding sequence ATGGAGCTTCTTGATGCCCACCTCGTGCCGGCGGTGGACGGAGTGGCCTACGGGCTGCTGCTGTTCGTGGTCGCCGCCGGCCTGAGTCTCGCGTTCGGCACCGCCGGCGTACTGAATCTCTCGCACGGCATGCTGTACGCGATCGGCGCCTACACGGGCGCCGAGCTGAGCGACGGAACCTGGGGCGGCCTCGTCATCGGGCTGGCCGCCGGAACGGCCGCCGCCGCCCTCGCCGGGGCGGGGCTGTCCGCCGCGACGGTTCCGCTCGCCCGGCGTGGGCATCTCGCTCAAGCCCTGCTGACCTTCGGGATAGCGCTGGTCGGCGGTGATCTGCTCATCCAGTTCTTCGGAGCGGACGAGCTGCCGGTGCGCGTCCCCGGCGCGCTCGACTCCTCGGTCCACCTGCTGGGCCACCGCTACCCCGCCTACCGGCTCTGCTTCATCGCCATGGCCGTCGTCCTGGCCGCCTTCGGTACCTGGGTGCTGACCCGGACCCGGGTGGGGGCCGCGGTACGGGCGTCGGCGGACGATCCCCAGATGCTCGCGGCCACCGGACACAACCCCCGTGCCGTGCACACCGGTGTGCTCGCGGCGGCGGGTGCGCTGGCCGGTGCGGCGGGCGTGCTCGGGGCGCCGATCATCGGCCCGGGGCCCGGCACCTCCGAGAACGTCCTGATGCTGTCCCTCGTGGTCGTCGTCCTCGGCGGGCTGCGCTCCCTGTGGGCGACGCTCTTCGCGGCGGTCGCCGTGGGCGAGGTCCAGACCCTGGGCGTCTCCTTGCTGCCGGACCTGGCCCCGTACCTGCTGTTCGCCGCGATGGCGGCGGTGCTGGTGTTCCGCTCCCGCTTCGCGGAGCCCGCGGCGCACGAGGAGCAGGGCCCGTCGTCGGACCCGCTCGCCCGGCTCCGACGTCTCCTCGCCGCGCGGTTGCAGAACCGTTCCCGCACGGTCGCGGCACCGGCCCGGGAGACCGCCGACGCGGCTCCCGGGCGGTTCGGGGCGTGGCTGCGCGGGAACGGGTGGCGGCAGGCCGTCCCGCTGCTCGTGCTGCTCGCCCTGCTGTTCGCGCTGCCGGGCATGCTCGACCCGTACAGCATCTCGCTGGCCGGGTCCGCCCTGGCCCTGGGGCTGCTCGCGGTCAGTGTCACCGTGCTGACCGGTTACGCCGGTCTGCCCACCCTCGGGCAGACCGCCCCGTTCGCCGTCGGCGCGTACGCCACCGCCAATCTCGCGGACGCCGGGTGGACGATGGGCCCGGTCCAGATCGTCCTCTCGGCGCTGGCGGCCGCGGTGTTCTCGGCGCTGACCGGGCCCGCCGTGATCCGGGCCCGGGGCACCACCGTCCTGATGATCACGCTCGCCGTCGGCGAGCTGACGAGTGCGGTGATCAACCAGGTCAAGTCCGTCACCGGCGGTGCCGACGGACTGGTCGGCTTCCCGGCCACCCAGGCGCTGTGGGGCGGTGAGGGCATGACCGAGGAGAGCGAGCTGTACGTCTACGCGCTCGTCGTCGCCGTCGTCGCCGTGGCCCTGACCCTGCTGGTGCTGCGCTCCCCGGCCGGCAAGCTGCTGACCGGGACGCGGGGCGCCGAGGCGCGGATGCGGGCCTCGGGCCACCCCGTGGGGCGCTACCTGCTGGTGGCCCACATCTGCGCGGGCGCGCTGGCCGGCGTCGGCGGCTCGCTGATGGTCACCGTCCAGCAGTACCTGTCCCCCGCCGACGTCGGCTTCGAGATCGCCGCGTTCGCCCTGCTCGCCGTCGTCATCGGCGGCGCGACATCCGTGATCGGCGGCCTGCTGGGCGCCGGGCTCATCGTCTTCACCCGGGACTGGGTCGCGAGTTCCTGGCCCGGCCACGGACCGCTGCTGCTCGGCATGCTGTTCATCGCCGCCGTGTACCTGCTGCCGCGCGGTCTGGCCGGCCTGCGCACCGCCATCGGCCGGCCCGCACCGGACGGGACGCCTCCCGCCGTAGCCACGCCCGCCCCGTCCCCCGCCGGGAAGGTCTCCCCATGA
- a CDS encoding ABC transporter ATP-binding protein encodes MLELTGLTAGYHGGTVLHGLDLSVPAGTVHAVVGHNGAGKTTLVHTVAGLMRPGSGTVRLDGRDVTGQPAHRTARAGIGLVPQGRRVFANLSVAEHLRLSYRPPRRGDTTRPSVWTPARVLELLPRLGERRNNRGTDLSGGEQQMLALARALLGSPSVLLLDEPTEGLAPALVRQVHELVTTLADEGIAVLLVSPSPAQAAECAHTLTVLTSGRVGLRLDGAEARTDPTALHAALELAPTPA; translated from the coding sequence ATGCTCGAACTCACCGGTCTGACCGCCGGCTACCACGGCGGCACCGTCCTCCACGGCCTCGATCTGTCCGTCCCCGCCGGCACGGTCCACGCCGTCGTCGGCCACAACGGCGCGGGCAAGACGACGCTCGTCCACACCGTCGCCGGTCTGATGCGCCCCGGCTCCGGCACCGTACGGCTGGACGGCCGGGACGTGACGGGGCAGCCGGCCCACCGGACCGCCCGGGCCGGAATCGGTCTCGTGCCGCAGGGCCGCCGGGTCTTCGCCAACCTCAGCGTCGCCGAACACCTGCGGCTCTCCTACCGCCCGCCGCGCCGGGGCGACACCACGCGCCCGAGCGTGTGGACGCCCGCCCGCGTGCTGGAGCTGCTGCCCCGGCTGGGCGAGCGCCGGAACAACCGGGGTACGGACCTGTCCGGCGGCGAGCAGCAGATGCTGGCCCTGGCCCGCGCGCTGCTCGGTTCGCCGAGTGTGCTGCTGCTCGACGAGCCGACCGAGGGCCTGGCCCCGGCCCTGGTCCGCCAGGTCCACGAGCTGGTGACCACGCTGGCCGACGAGGGCATCGCCGTCCTGCTGGTGTCGCCGAGTCCGGCCCAGGCGGCCGAGTGCGCGCACACGCTGACGGTGCTGACGTCGGGGCGGGTGGGACTGCGGCTGGACGGGGCCGAGGCCCGTACGGACCCCACCGCGCTGCACGCCGCGCTCGAACTCGCGCCGACGCCGGCCTGA
- a CDS encoding roadblock/LC7 domain-containing protein produces MSDTHANTLGWLLDEQLGSVDGVRYAVLMSGDGLLKARTRTISQEDGEKLAALTASLRASGRAWDEFTGGQGVRQQLIESVSTIGLTTAAGQHTMLSVVTTGPHADVGLISHHMALLVVRLGEQLGTRERTPVLQPDGGPAA; encoded by the coding sequence ATGTCGGACACGCACGCGAACACCCTGGGCTGGCTGCTGGACGAGCAGCTCGGATCGGTGGACGGCGTCCGGTACGCCGTGCTGATGAGCGGCGACGGTCTGCTCAAGGCCCGGACCCGCACCATCAGCCAGGAGGACGGCGAGAAGCTGGCCGCGCTGACCGCCTCGCTGCGCGCGTCGGGCCGCGCGTGGGACGAGTTCACCGGCGGACAGGGCGTACGCCAGCAGCTGATCGAGTCCGTGTCCACGATCGGGCTGACGACCGCGGCGGGGCAGCACACGATGCTCTCGGTGGTCACGACGGGACCGCACGCCGACGTCGGCCTGATCAGCCATCACATGGCCCTGCTCGTCGTCCGCCTCGGCGAGCAGCTCGGCACGAGGGAACGCACCCCGGTCCTCCAGCCGGACGGGGGCCCCGCCGCATGA
- a CDS encoding GTP-binding protein, with the protein MDCENWSDSPNGISYVPSTVTQSAKIVIAGGFGVGKTTFIGSVSEVRPLRMEEPITQDSVGIDDLRGAPDKTTTTVGMDFGRIHLAGGALALYLFGLPGQARFQPLWEDLAHGALGCLVLADTRDLDASHEALGLLEDQGIPYAVAINVFPGAPEYGVPEIREALALDPATPLTTCDARDRTSCVYALITLTEYLASHRAALSLEPTP; encoded by the coding sequence ATGGACTGCGAGAACTGGTCTGACTCACCGAACGGCATCTCGTACGTGCCGTCCACGGTGACCCAGTCCGCCAAGATCGTGATCGCCGGCGGTTTCGGCGTCGGCAAGACGACCTTCATCGGCAGCGTCTCGGAGGTCAGGCCGCTGCGGATGGAGGAGCCGATCACCCAGGACAGCGTCGGGATCGACGATCTGCGCGGTGCGCCGGACAAGACCACGACGACCGTGGGCATGGACTTCGGCCGCATCCACCTGGCCGGCGGCGCCCTCGCCCTGTATCTGTTCGGGCTGCCCGGACAGGCCCGCTTCCAGCCCCTGTGGGAGGACCTGGCGCACGGCGCCCTGGGCTGCCTGGTCCTGGCCGACACCCGGGATCTGGACGCGAGCCACGAGGCGCTGGGGCTGCTGGAGGACCAGGGCATCCCGTACGCGGTCGCGATCAACGTCTTCCCCGGCGCCCCCGAGTACGGCGTCCCCGAGATCCGTGAGGCCCTCGCCCTGGACCCGGCGACACCGCTGACCACCTGCGACGCGCGGGACCGTACCTCCTGTGTGTACGCCCTGATCACGCTCACGGAATACCTCGCCTCGCACCGCGCGGCCCTCTCCCTGGAGCCCACGCCATGA
- a CDS encoding DUF742 domain-containing protein, translating into MVRPYVRTGGRVRPDRDVRLESVVVAASGPVGELGPDARRVMSLFAVGRGGLAVADIAAALQLPPSTVRIIVSSLMDSGHLASPAPAVDDQPENDLLQKVLDGLRELV; encoded by the coding sequence ATGGTCCGGCCCTACGTCCGTACGGGCGGGCGCGTCCGCCCGGACCGGGACGTACGCCTGGAGAGCGTGGTCGTCGCCGCGTCGGGCCCAGTCGGCGAGCTGGGGCCCGACGCGCGGCGGGTGATGAGCCTGTTCGCGGTGGGCCGGGGCGGTCTCGCCGTCGCCGACATCGCCGCGGCGCTCCAGCTGCCGCCCTCCACCGTCCGGATCATCGTGTCCTCCCTCATGGACAGCGGCCATCTGGCCAGTCCGGCCCCGGCCGTCGACGACCAGCCCGAGAACGACCTCCTGCAGAAGGTGCTTGATGGACTGCGAGAACTGGTCTGA
- a CDS encoding cytochrome P450, whose protein sequence is MTSPSSTVPSARPGRVALYEPEFAADPHAAYARMRATYGSLVPVDLSPGVPATLVIGYFQARRILNDPLYFPHDPRVWQEQVPASCPVRPMMEWRPNALRSGGTAHARYRSANTAAIDAVDQHELRARVEKLAEDAIGDFITAGSADLLTQYAWPIAFRVLSSLLGCPDEIGARIADGMSRIFEATDAQRGNEILGQAVADLVALRRRHPADDITSRLVTHPAQLTDEEMGHQLVTLYGAGIEPLTNLIANTQLKILTDEEFSAGLHAGQSTVRDALDTVLYTDPPMANYCITYPPYPADIDGVLLPAHQPVLISMAACNNDPAIARSPGGIAGNRAHLAWSIGPHNCPARSHAYLIAETAVTCLLDALPEMDLAVPAAELRWRPGPFHRALESLPIVFNASH, encoded by the coding sequence ATGACCTCCCCCAGCAGCACCGTGCCGTCGGCCCGACCGGGCCGGGTCGCCCTGTACGAACCGGAGTTCGCCGCCGACCCGCACGCCGCGTACGCGCGGATGCGGGCGACGTACGGCTCCCTGGTGCCCGTCGACCTGTCCCCGGGCGTCCCGGCGACGCTGGTGATCGGCTACTTCCAGGCCCGGCGCATCCTCAACGACCCGCTCTACTTCCCGCACGACCCGCGCGTCTGGCAGGAGCAGGTGCCGGCCTCGTGCCCGGTGCGGCCGATGATGGAGTGGCGCCCGAACGCGCTGCGCAGCGGCGGCACCGCACACGCCCGCTACCGTTCGGCCAACACCGCCGCCATCGACGCCGTCGACCAGCACGAGTTGCGGGCCCGGGTGGAGAAGCTGGCCGAGGACGCCATCGGGGACTTCATCACCGCGGGGAGCGCCGATCTGCTCACCCAGTACGCCTGGCCGATCGCCTTCCGCGTCCTGAGCTCGCTGCTCGGCTGCCCGGACGAGATCGGGGCGCGCATCGCCGACGGGATGTCGCGCATCTTCGAGGCCACCGACGCCCAGCGGGGCAACGAGATCCTCGGTCAGGCCGTCGCCGATCTCGTCGCCCTGCGCCGGCGCCACCCCGCCGACGACATCACCTCCCGGCTCGTCACCCACCCGGCGCAGCTGACCGACGAGGAGATGGGGCACCAGCTGGTCACGCTGTACGGGGCGGGCATCGAGCCGCTGACCAACCTCATCGCCAACACCCAGCTGAAGATCCTCACCGACGAGGAGTTCTCCGCCGGGCTGCACGCGGGGCAGTCCACCGTGCGGGACGCGCTCGACACCGTCCTGTACACGGACCCGCCGATGGCGAACTACTGCATCACCTATCCGCCCTACCCGGCGGACATCGACGGGGTGCTCCTCCCGGCCCACCAGCCGGTCCTCATCTCCATGGCCGCCTGCAACAACGACCCGGCGATCGCGCGGTCGCCGGGCGGCATCGCGGGCAACCGCGCCCATCTGGCCTGGAGCATCGGCCCGCACAACTGCCCGGCCCGCTCCCACGCGTATCTCATCGCGGAGACCGCGGTCACCTGTCTGCTGGACGCCCTGCCCGAGATGGACCTCGCCGTTCCGGCCGCCGAATTGCGCTGGCGGCCGGGCCCCTTCCACCGCGCGCTGGAATCCCTGCCCATCGTGTTCAACGCCTCCCACTGA
- a CDS encoding cytochrome P450 family protein, with protein sequence MTEQSILVLDPAGTDRHAEYRTLRERGPATRVDVLGVTAWSITEPALLKELLTSSQVSKDARAHWPAFAETVATWPLALWVAVNNMFTAYGGDHRRLRRMIAPAFSARRIQDLRVSIEKVVSELLDGLEAQPSGEPVDLRTHLAYPLPIAVIGRLMGVPDDQLDGFRAVVDGVFDTTLTVEQATANTAGLYKALDQLIDSKRARPGDDMTSLLLATRDEEGDGGSLTAEELRDTLLLMISAGYDTTVNVIDQAITALLTRPEQLAHLRAGRADWNDVVEETLRHEPAVKHVPLRYALSDIPLPDGQTIAEGEAILASYAVANRHPDWHGATADDFDLTRPAKDHLAFGHGVHFCLGAPLARLEIATALQQLFDRFPGIELAVPAADLLPLPSLISNGHQALPVRLRPATD encoded by the coding sequence ATGACCGAGCAGTCGATCCTCGTCCTCGACCCCGCCGGCACCGACCGCCACGCCGAGTACCGGACGCTGCGCGAGCGCGGCCCCGCCACCCGGGTGGACGTCCTCGGGGTGACCGCGTGGTCGATCACGGAACCGGCGCTCCTCAAGGAACTCCTGACGAGTTCCCAGGTCTCCAAGGACGCCCGCGCCCACTGGCCGGCCTTCGCCGAGACGGTGGCCACCTGGCCGCTCGCCCTGTGGGTCGCCGTGAACAACATGTTCACCGCGTACGGCGGTGACCACCGCCGGCTGCGCCGGATGATAGCCCCCGCGTTCAGCGCCCGCCGCATCCAGGACCTGCGCGTCTCCATCGAGAAGGTCGTCTCCGAACTCCTCGACGGCCTAGAGGCACAGCCGTCCGGCGAGCCGGTCGACCTGCGCACACACCTCGCCTACCCGCTGCCGATAGCCGTGATCGGCCGCCTCATGGGCGTCCCCGACGACCAGCTCGACGGCTTCCGCGCCGTGGTCGACGGGGTCTTCGACACGACCCTCACCGTCGAGCAGGCCACCGCCAACACGGCCGGTCTGTACAAGGCGCTGGACCAGCTCATCGACTCCAAGCGCGCCCGGCCGGGCGACGACATGACCTCGCTCCTGCTGGCCACCCGCGACGAGGAGGGCGACGGCGGCAGCCTCACCGCCGAGGAGCTGCGCGACACCCTGCTCCTGATGATCTCCGCCGGTTACGACACCACGGTCAACGTGATCGACCAGGCCATCACCGCCCTGCTGACCCGTCCCGAGCAGCTCGCCCACCTGCGCGCCGGCCGCGCCGACTGGAACGACGTGGTCGAGGAGACCCTGCGCCACGAGCCCGCCGTCAAGCACGTGCCGCTGCGCTACGCGCTGTCCGACATCCCGCTGCCCGACGGACAGACGATCGCCGAGGGCGAGGCGATCCTCGCCTCGTACGCCGTCGCCAACCGCCACCCGGACTGGCACGGCGCCACCGCCGACGACTTCGACCTCACCCGCCCGGCCAAGGACCACCTGGCCTTCGGCCACGGCGTCCACTTCTGCCTCGGCGCCCCGCTCGCCCGTCTGGAGATCGCCACGGCCCTCCAGCAGCTCTTCGACCGCTTCCCCGGCATCGAACTCGCCGTGCCCGCGGCCGATCTGCTTCCCCTGCCCTCCCTGATCAGCAACGGCCACCAGGCCCTCCCGGTCCGGCTCCGCCCGGCCACGGACTGA
- a CDS encoding ATP-binding protein, with translation MTELILILLALAAGAGASFHFLRRARAEKRRADESQQQREQLAQQLRAAEQFVAYIAQTVVQAAASEAQTGRPYQLDPAVPPQLAHTQLANGLSALANQVRSAITMTSRLAQNAAEEQLAQVWTETERQVTQARRESVDVARAAVRAFASSTVHRAAKLSSTISAGVRRHVSDEAYATLVEMDHLAQQMLLTASGYGVLAGDKLSRRWPATTLTDVVRTAMGRVEGYQRIQHTDLESFAVRSRAVEAVVHALAVLLDNALRYSPPNARVHVSLEHGANAAFLVVDDAGLRMEDERLTWAREVMSGEQRDDITRLGAYPQTGLRVASVLAHQYGFRVELTAPNLYGGTRAIIVLPQELLTTPGPSRPVPAQTVPAARPAAVPPAPPAPLPSLLPEPEPMTRPMPEPASEPVAEPARARAEEQAPAPESAPAPDPRPGARPPQTTTASGLTVRRRGERPAAARSGPEPVVEPGRPAVAAAWMAGSRRSRDNQNPPRTDEGR, from the coding sequence ATGACCGAACTGATATTGATCCTGCTCGCGCTGGCGGCCGGTGCCGGCGCGTCGTTCCACTTCCTGCGCCGGGCGCGCGCCGAGAAGCGGCGGGCGGACGAGTCGCAGCAGCAGCGCGAGCAGCTCGCCCAGCAGCTGCGGGCCGCCGAGCAGTTCGTCGCGTACATCGCGCAGACCGTCGTCCAGGCGGCCGCGTCGGAGGCGCAGACCGGGCGTCCCTACCAGCTCGACCCGGCGGTTCCGCCGCAGCTGGCGCACACGCAGCTCGCCAACGGGCTGAGCGCGCTGGCCAACCAGGTGCGCTCCGCCATCACCATGACGAGCCGGCTCGCGCAGAACGCGGCGGAGGAACAGCTCGCCCAGGTCTGGACGGAGACGGAGCGTCAGGTCACCCAGGCCCGCCGGGAGTCGGTGGACGTGGCGCGCGCGGCGGTCCGCGCATTCGCCTCCAGCACGGTGCACCGCGCGGCGAAGCTGAGCAGCACGATCAGCGCCGGTGTGCGCCGCCATGTCTCGGACGAGGCGTACGCGACGCTGGTCGAGATGGACCACCTGGCCCAGCAGATGCTGCTCACCGCGTCCGGCTACGGCGTCCTGGCCGGTGACAAGCTGTCGCGCCGCTGGCCGGCCACCACGCTCACCGATGTCGTGCGCACCGCCATGGGCCGGGTCGAGGGCTACCAGCGCATCCAGCACACGGACCTGGAGTCCTTCGCCGTGCGCAGCCGGGCCGTGGAGGCGGTCGTCCACGCCCTGGCCGTGCTGCTGGACAACGCCCTGCGCTACTCGCCGCCCAACGCCCGGGTGCACGTCTCCCTGGAGCACGGGGCGAACGCGGCGTTCCTGGTGGTGGACGACGCCGGTCTCCGGATGGAGGACGAGCGGCTGACCTGGGCCCGGGAGGTGATGTCCGGTGAGCAGCGCGACGACATCACCCGGCTGGGCGCCTACCCGCAGACGGGTCTGCGGGTCGCCTCGGTCCTCGCCCACCAGTACGGCTTCCGGGTCGAGCTGACGGCGCCGAACCTGTACGGCGGCACGCGCGCGATCATCGTGCTCCCGCAGGAGCTGCTGACGACGCCCGGTCCTTCCCGGCCGGTTCCCGCGCAGACGGTGCCCGCGGCCCGTCCGGCGGCCGTCCCGCCGGCCCCGCCCGCGCCCCTGCCCTCCCTGCTGCCGGAGCCGGAGCCCATGACCCGCCCCATGCCCGAGCCCGCGTCCGAGCCGGTCGCGGAGCCCGCGCGGGCACGGGCCGAGGAGCAGGCACCCGCGCCCGAGTCCGCACCCGCGCCCGACCCGCGGCCGGGCGCCCGGCCGCCGCAGACGACCACGGCCAGCGGGCTCACCGTCCGCCGGCGCGGCGAGCGGCCCGCCGCGGCCCGGTCCGGGCCCGAACCGGTGGTGGAGCCGGGCAGGCCCGCGGTGGCCGCCGCGTGGATGGCGGGCAGCCGCCGCAGCCGGGACAACCAGAACCCCCCTCGTACGGACGAAGGACGTTGA